In Gossypium arboreum isolate Shixiya-1 chromosome 5, ASM2569848v2, whole genome shotgun sequence, a single genomic region encodes these proteins:
- the LOC108453720 gene encoding 26S proteasome non-ATPase regulatory subunit 1 homolog A-like isoform X2: protein MATAAATMVSSAGGLLAMLNESHPQLKFHAVTNLISSVDQFWPEISTSIPIIESLSEDEEFGQHQRQLAALLVSKVFYYLGELNDSLSYALGAGPLFDISEDSDYVHTLLAKAIDEYASLRSKAAESSDGAAEIDCRLEAIVERMLDKCIIDGKFQQGMGIAIECRRLDKLEEAIIRSDNVHATLAYSTHVSHSFIYRREYRREVLQLLVKLYQKLPYSDYLSTSQCLMFLDEPEGVANILEKLLRSENKEDALLAFQVAFDLVENEHQAFLLNVRDRLPAPKSLPSESLQPESSDPGPIQNENSTAAEDVQMTDGSSASMTDVREADPKEVMYAERLTKIKGILSGETSIQLTLQFLYSHNKSDLLILKTIKQSVEMRNSVCHSATIYANAIMHAGTTVDTFLRDNLDWLSRATNWAKFSATAGLGVIHRGHLQQGRSLMAPYLPQGGAGGGGSPYSEGGALYALGLIHANHGEGIKQFLRDSLRNTNVEVIQHGACLGLGLAALGTADEDIYDEVKTVLYTDSAVAGEAAGISMGLLMVGTASEKASEMLAYAHETQHEKIIRGLALGIALTVYGREEEADTLIEQMTQDQDPILRYGGMYALALAYRGTANNKAIRQLLHFAVSDVSDDVRRTAVLALGFVLYSEPAQTPRIVSLLSESYNPHVRYGAALAVGISCAGTGLSEAISLLEPLTLDAVDFVRQGALNAMAMVMVQVNEASDSRVGTFRRQLEKIIRDKHEDTMSKMGAILASGILDAGGRNVTIRLLSKTKHNKVTAIVGLAVFSQFWYWYPLIYFVSLSFSPTAFIGLNYDLKVPRFEFLSHAKPFLFEYPKPTTASTTTSAVKLPTAVLSTSAKAKARAKKEAEQKANAEKSSGLESSSSSLNTGKGKPSSEKDGEAMQVDSLPEKKAEPEPEPEPTFEILTNPARVVPAQEKFIKFLEDSRYVPVKSAPSGFVLLKDLRPNEPEVLSLTDAPASAASRTTGRPAVGQQSSSSAMAVDDEPQVPQPFEYTS from the exons GTCTTTTATTACTTGGGGGAACTCAATGATTCGTTGTCTTATGCTCTTGGAGCTGGCCCCCTTTTCGATATTTCTGAGGATTCTGATTATGTTCACACTCTCCTTG CCAAGGCAATAGATGAGTACGCTAGCCTTCGGTCAAAGGCAGCAGAGTCTAGTGATGGAGCAGCAGAGATTGACTGTAGGTTGGAGGCAATTGTAGAGAGAATGCTTGACAA GTGTATTATTGATGGAAAATTCCAACAAGGGATGGGAATTGCAATTGAGTGCCGGAGACTGGATAAACTTGAGGAAGCAATAATAAGGAGTGATAATGTTCATGCCACTTTAGCATATTCCACTCATGTCTCTCATTCATTTATATATCGCCGAGAATACCGCCGAGAG GTGCTTCAGCTTCTTGTTAAATTGTACCAAAAATTGCCTTATTCTGATTATTTGAGTACTTCTCAGTGTCTCATGTTCTTGGATGAACCTGAAGGTGTTGCCAATATATTGGAGAAACTTCTCCGCTCTGAAAATAAGGAGGATGCTCTTTTGGCTTTCCAAGTTGCATTCGATCTTGTGGAGAATGAGCACCAGGCTTTTCTCTTAAATGTAAGAGATCGACTTCCAGCTCCCAAATCTCTGCCTTCAGAATCATTACAGCCAGAATCCAGTGACCCTGGTCCTATTCAAAATGAAAATTCTACTGCTGCAGAGGATGTTCAGATGACAGATGGTTCTTCTGCTTCTATGACGGATGTGCGTGAGGCTGATCCTAAAGAAGTTATGTACGCTGAGAGGCTGACAAAAATCAAAGGAATTTTGTCTGGAGAGACCTCAATACAATTGACTTTACAGTTCTTGTACAGTCATAACAA ATCGGATCTATTAATTTTGAAGACCATAAAACAATCTGTTGAAATGAGGAATAGCGTTTGTCACAGTGCTACAATCTATGCAAATGCTATAATGCATGCTGGAACAACTGTGGATACATTCCTGAGGGACAATCTG GACTGGCTGAGTAGGGCTACAAATTGGGCCAAATTCAGTGCAACAGCTGGGCTTGGTGTTATTCACAGAGGACATCTGCAGCAGGGGCGGTCTCTGATGGCTCCATACCTACCCCAAGGTGGGGCTGGTGGTGGTGGGAGTCCATACTCTGAAGGTGGTGCACTGTATGCTTTGGGTCTCATTCATGCCAACCATGGTGAAGGCATTAAGCAATTCCTTCGTGATAGCCTTCGAAACACTAATGTTGAG GTTATCCAACATGGTGCATGCTTAGGTCTTGGTTTGGCAGCTCTGGGAACTGCTGATGAAGATATCTATGATGAAGTCAAAACTGTGCTCTATACCGACAGTGCTGTTGCCGGTGAAGCTGCTGGCATCAGTATGGGTTTGCTTATGGTTGGAACTGCTAGTGAGAAAGCAAGTGAGATGCTAGCTTATGCACACGAGACACAACATGAGAAAATTATTAG GGGTTTAGCTTTAGGGATAGCTCTTACAGTTTATGGAAGGGAAGAAGAAGCAGATACATTAATTGAGCAGATGACTCAGGATCAAGATCCTATACTACGTTATGGTGGCATGTATGCATTAGCATTGGCCTATAGGGGAACCGCAAACAACAAGGCTATTCGTCAGCTGCTGCACTTTGCTGTATCGGATGTGAGTGATGATGTAAGGAGAACTGCTGTTTTAGCGCTGGGGTTTGTCCTATATTCTGAGCCAGCGCAG ACTCCTCGAATTGTGTCTTTACTATCTGAGTCTTACAACCCACATGTTCGATATGGTGCGGCACTTGCAGTGGGCATATCATGTGCTGGCACAGGACTGAGTGAAGCCATATCATTGCTAGAACCCTTAACTTTGGATGCTGTTGATTTTGTTCGTCAAGGTGCCCTCAATGCAATGGCCATGGTCATGGTCCAGGTCAATGAAGCAAGTGATTCACGTGTTGGAACATTCAG GCGACAACTGGAAAAGATAATACGTGATAAGCATGAAGATACAATGAGCAAGATGGGAGCAATCTTGGCCTCTGGGATCCTTGATGCTGGTGGGAGGAATGTGACCATAAGATTGCTTTCCAAGACAAAGCACAACAAAGTCACTGCCATTGTTGGTCTTGCGGTTTTCAGCCAATTTTGGTATTGGTATCCTCTCATCTATTTTGTGAGCTTGTCGTTCTCACCCACAGCTTTTATTGGACTGAACTATGACCTGAAGGTTCCAAGATTTGAGTTCTTATCCCATGCAAAACCTTTTCTTTTTGAGTATCCTAAACCAACTACTGCTTCTACCACTACATCAGCTGTTAAACTTCCAACTGCTGTCCTGTCAACTTCAGCAAAGGCTAAAGCTAGGGCTAAGAAAGAGGCAGAACAAAAGGCTAATGCTGAAAAATCATCTGGGCTGGAGTCCTCATCCTCTTCTCTGAATACTGGAAAAGGGAAACCATCTAGTGAGAAGGATGGGGAAGCTATGCAG GTTGATAGCCTTCCGGAGAAGAAAGCAGAGCCGGAGCCAGAGCCGGAGCCGACATTTGAGATTTTGACCAATCCAGCCAGAGTGGTTCCTGCTCAAGAGAAGTTCATCAAGTTTCTAGAAGACAGCCGATATGTGCCTGTGAAATCGGCACCATCCGGGTTTGTTCTTCTTAAAGACCTGCGCCCTAATGAACCCGAGGTGCTCTCTCTAACAGATGCACCTGCATCAGCAGCATCTCGAACCACTGGTCGACCAGCAGTAGGGCAACAGAGTTCCTCATCAGCTATGGCGGTTGATGATGAACCTCAGGTCCCGCAGCCTTTTGAGTACACATCCTGA
- the LOC108453720 gene encoding 26S proteasome non-ATPase regulatory subunit 1 homolog A-like isoform X1: MATAAATMVSSAGGLLAMLNESHPQLKFHAVTNLISSVDQFWPEISTSIPIIESLSEDEEFGQHQRQLAALLVSKVFYYLGELNDSLSYALGAGPLFDISEDSDYVHTLLAKAIDEYASLRSKAAESSDGAAEIDCRLEAIVERMLDKCIIDGKFQQGMGIAIECRRLDKLEEAIIRSDNVHATLAYSTHVSHSFIYRREYRREVLQLLVKLYQKLPYSDYLSTSQCLMFLDEPEGVANILEKLLRSENKEDALLAFQVAFDLVENEHQAFLLNVRDRLPAPKSLPSESLQPESSDPGPIQNENSTAAEDVQMTDGSSASMTDVREADPKEVMYAERLTKIKGILSGETSIQLTLQFLYSHNKSDLLILKTIKQSVEMRNSVCHSATIYANAIMHAGTTVDTFLRDNLDWLSRATNWAKFSATAGLGVIHRGHLQQGRSLMAPYLPQGGAGGGGSPYSEGGALYALGLIHANHGEGIKQFLRDSLRNTNVEVIQHGACLGLGLAALGTADEDIYDEVKTVLYTDSAVAGEAAGISMGLLMVGTASEKASEMLAYAHETQHEKIIRGLALGIALTVYGREEEADTLIEQMTQDQDPILRYGGMYALALAYRGTANNKAIRQLLHFAVSDVSDDVRRTAVLALGFVLYSEPAQLTFCLVNTFVWSTLQTPRIVSLLSESYNPHVRYGAALAVGISCAGTGLSEAISLLEPLTLDAVDFVRQGALNAMAMVMVQVNEASDSRVGTFRRQLEKIIRDKHEDTMSKMGAILASGILDAGGRNVTIRLLSKTKHNKVTAIVGLAVFSQFWYWYPLIYFVSLSFSPTAFIGLNYDLKVPRFEFLSHAKPFLFEYPKPTTASTTTSAVKLPTAVLSTSAKAKARAKKEAEQKANAEKSSGLESSSSSLNTGKGKPSSEKDGEAMQVDSLPEKKAEPEPEPEPTFEILTNPARVVPAQEKFIKFLEDSRYVPVKSAPSGFVLLKDLRPNEPEVLSLTDAPASAASRTTGRPAVGQQSSSSAMAVDDEPQVPQPFEYTS, encoded by the exons GTCTTTTATTACTTGGGGGAACTCAATGATTCGTTGTCTTATGCTCTTGGAGCTGGCCCCCTTTTCGATATTTCTGAGGATTCTGATTATGTTCACACTCTCCTTG CCAAGGCAATAGATGAGTACGCTAGCCTTCGGTCAAAGGCAGCAGAGTCTAGTGATGGAGCAGCAGAGATTGACTGTAGGTTGGAGGCAATTGTAGAGAGAATGCTTGACAA GTGTATTATTGATGGAAAATTCCAACAAGGGATGGGAATTGCAATTGAGTGCCGGAGACTGGATAAACTTGAGGAAGCAATAATAAGGAGTGATAATGTTCATGCCACTTTAGCATATTCCACTCATGTCTCTCATTCATTTATATATCGCCGAGAATACCGCCGAGAG GTGCTTCAGCTTCTTGTTAAATTGTACCAAAAATTGCCTTATTCTGATTATTTGAGTACTTCTCAGTGTCTCATGTTCTTGGATGAACCTGAAGGTGTTGCCAATATATTGGAGAAACTTCTCCGCTCTGAAAATAAGGAGGATGCTCTTTTGGCTTTCCAAGTTGCATTCGATCTTGTGGAGAATGAGCACCAGGCTTTTCTCTTAAATGTAAGAGATCGACTTCCAGCTCCCAAATCTCTGCCTTCAGAATCATTACAGCCAGAATCCAGTGACCCTGGTCCTATTCAAAATGAAAATTCTACTGCTGCAGAGGATGTTCAGATGACAGATGGTTCTTCTGCTTCTATGACGGATGTGCGTGAGGCTGATCCTAAAGAAGTTATGTACGCTGAGAGGCTGACAAAAATCAAAGGAATTTTGTCTGGAGAGACCTCAATACAATTGACTTTACAGTTCTTGTACAGTCATAACAA ATCGGATCTATTAATTTTGAAGACCATAAAACAATCTGTTGAAATGAGGAATAGCGTTTGTCACAGTGCTACAATCTATGCAAATGCTATAATGCATGCTGGAACAACTGTGGATACATTCCTGAGGGACAATCTG GACTGGCTGAGTAGGGCTACAAATTGGGCCAAATTCAGTGCAACAGCTGGGCTTGGTGTTATTCACAGAGGACATCTGCAGCAGGGGCGGTCTCTGATGGCTCCATACCTACCCCAAGGTGGGGCTGGTGGTGGTGGGAGTCCATACTCTGAAGGTGGTGCACTGTATGCTTTGGGTCTCATTCATGCCAACCATGGTGAAGGCATTAAGCAATTCCTTCGTGATAGCCTTCGAAACACTAATGTTGAG GTTATCCAACATGGTGCATGCTTAGGTCTTGGTTTGGCAGCTCTGGGAACTGCTGATGAAGATATCTATGATGAAGTCAAAACTGTGCTCTATACCGACAGTGCTGTTGCCGGTGAAGCTGCTGGCATCAGTATGGGTTTGCTTATGGTTGGAACTGCTAGTGAGAAAGCAAGTGAGATGCTAGCTTATGCACACGAGACACAACATGAGAAAATTATTAG GGGTTTAGCTTTAGGGATAGCTCTTACAGTTTATGGAAGGGAAGAAGAAGCAGATACATTAATTGAGCAGATGACTCAGGATCAAGATCCTATACTACGTTATGGTGGCATGTATGCATTAGCATTGGCCTATAGGGGAACCGCAAACAACAAGGCTATTCGTCAGCTGCTGCACTTTGCTGTATCGGATGTGAGTGATGATGTAAGGAGAACTGCTGTTTTAGCGCTGGGGTTTGTCCTATATTCTGAGCCAGCGCAG CTCACCTTTTGTCTGGTCAACACTTTTGTCTGGTCAACACTGCAGACTCCTCGAATTGTGTCTTTACTATCTGAGTCTTACAACCCACATGTTCGATATGGTGCGGCACTTGCAGTGGGCATATCATGTGCTGGCACAGGACTGAGTGAAGCCATATCATTGCTAGAACCCTTAACTTTGGATGCTGTTGATTTTGTTCGTCAAGGTGCCCTCAATGCAATGGCCATGGTCATGGTCCAGGTCAATGAAGCAAGTGATTCACGTGTTGGAACATTCAG GCGACAACTGGAAAAGATAATACGTGATAAGCATGAAGATACAATGAGCAAGATGGGAGCAATCTTGGCCTCTGGGATCCTTGATGCTGGTGGGAGGAATGTGACCATAAGATTGCTTTCCAAGACAAAGCACAACAAAGTCACTGCCATTGTTGGTCTTGCGGTTTTCAGCCAATTTTGGTATTGGTATCCTCTCATCTATTTTGTGAGCTTGTCGTTCTCACCCACAGCTTTTATTGGACTGAACTATGACCTGAAGGTTCCAAGATTTGAGTTCTTATCCCATGCAAAACCTTTTCTTTTTGAGTATCCTAAACCAACTACTGCTTCTACCACTACATCAGCTGTTAAACTTCCAACTGCTGTCCTGTCAACTTCAGCAAAGGCTAAAGCTAGGGCTAAGAAAGAGGCAGAACAAAAGGCTAATGCTGAAAAATCATCTGGGCTGGAGTCCTCATCCTCTTCTCTGAATACTGGAAAAGGGAAACCATCTAGTGAGAAGGATGGGGAAGCTATGCAG GTTGATAGCCTTCCGGAGAAGAAAGCAGAGCCGGAGCCAGAGCCGGAGCCGACATTTGAGATTTTGACCAATCCAGCCAGAGTGGTTCCTGCTCAAGAGAAGTTCATCAAGTTTCTAGAAGACAGCCGATATGTGCCTGTGAAATCGGCACCATCCGGGTTTGTTCTTCTTAAAGACCTGCGCCCTAATGAACCCGAGGTGCTCTCTCTAACAGATGCACCTGCATCAGCAGCATCTCGAACCACTGGTCGACCAGCAGTAGGGCAACAGAGTTCCTCATCAGCTATGGCGGTTGATGATGAACCTCAGGTCCCGCAGCCTTTTGAGTACACATCCTGA
- the LOC108453720 gene encoding 26S proteasome non-ATPase regulatory subunit 1 homolog A-like isoform X3 has protein sequence MATAAATMVSSAGGLLAMLNESHPQLKFHAVTNLISSVDQFWPEISTSIPIIESLSEDEEFGQHQRQLAALLVSKVFYYLGELNDSLSYALGAGPLFDISEDSDYVHTLLAKAIDEYASLRSKAAESSDGAAEIDCRLEAIVERMLDKCIIDGKFQQGMGIAIECRRLDKLEEAIIRSDNVHATLAYSTHVSHSFIYRREYRRECLMFLDEPEGVANILEKLLRSENKEDALLAFQVAFDLVENEHQAFLLNVRDRLPAPKSLPSESLQPESSDPGPIQNENSTAAEDVQMTDGSSASMTDVREADPKEVMYAERLTKIKGILSGETSIQLTLQFLYSHNKSDLLILKTIKQSVEMRNSVCHSATIYANAIMHAGTTVDTFLRDNLDWLSRATNWAKFSATAGLGVIHRGHLQQGRSLMAPYLPQGGAGGGGSPYSEGGALYALGLIHANHGEGIKQFLRDSLRNTNVEVIQHGACLGLGLAALGTADEDIYDEVKTVLYTDSAVAGEAAGISMGLLMVGTASEKASEMLAYAHETQHEKIIRGLALGIALTVYGREEEADTLIEQMTQDQDPILRYGGMYALALAYRGTANNKAIRQLLHFAVSDVSDDVRRTAVLALGFVLYSEPAQLTFCLVNTFVWSTLQTPRIVSLLSESYNPHVRYGAALAVGISCAGTGLSEAISLLEPLTLDAVDFVRQGALNAMAMVMVQVNEASDSRVGTFRRQLEKIIRDKHEDTMSKMGAILASGILDAGGRNVTIRLLSKTKHNKVTAIVGLAVFSQFWYWYPLIYFVSLSFSPTAFIGLNYDLKVPRFEFLSHAKPFLFEYPKPTTASTTTSAVKLPTAVLSTSAKAKARAKKEAEQKANAEKSSGLESSSSSLNTGKGKPSSEKDGEAMQVDSLPEKKAEPEPEPEPTFEILTNPARVVPAQEKFIKFLEDSRYVPVKSAPSGFVLLKDLRPNEPEVLSLTDAPASAASRTTGRPAVGQQSSSSAMAVDDEPQVPQPFEYTS, from the exons GTCTTTTATTACTTGGGGGAACTCAATGATTCGTTGTCTTATGCTCTTGGAGCTGGCCCCCTTTTCGATATTTCTGAGGATTCTGATTATGTTCACACTCTCCTTG CCAAGGCAATAGATGAGTACGCTAGCCTTCGGTCAAAGGCAGCAGAGTCTAGTGATGGAGCAGCAGAGATTGACTGTAGGTTGGAGGCAATTGTAGAGAGAATGCTTGACAA GTGTATTATTGATGGAAAATTCCAACAAGGGATGGGAATTGCAATTGAGTGCCGGAGACTGGATAAACTTGAGGAAGCAATAATAAGGAGTGATAATGTTCATGCCACTTTAGCATATTCCACTCATGTCTCTCATTCATTTATATATCGCCGAGAATACCGCCGAGAG TGTCTCATGTTCTTGGATGAACCTGAAGGTGTTGCCAATATATTGGAGAAACTTCTCCGCTCTGAAAATAAGGAGGATGCTCTTTTGGCTTTCCAAGTTGCATTCGATCTTGTGGAGAATGAGCACCAGGCTTTTCTCTTAAATGTAAGAGATCGACTTCCAGCTCCCAAATCTCTGCCTTCAGAATCATTACAGCCAGAATCCAGTGACCCTGGTCCTATTCAAAATGAAAATTCTACTGCTGCAGAGGATGTTCAGATGACAGATGGTTCTTCTGCTTCTATGACGGATGTGCGTGAGGCTGATCCTAAAGAAGTTATGTACGCTGAGAGGCTGACAAAAATCAAAGGAATTTTGTCTGGAGAGACCTCAATACAATTGACTTTACAGTTCTTGTACAGTCATAACAA ATCGGATCTATTAATTTTGAAGACCATAAAACAATCTGTTGAAATGAGGAATAGCGTTTGTCACAGTGCTACAATCTATGCAAATGCTATAATGCATGCTGGAACAACTGTGGATACATTCCTGAGGGACAATCTG GACTGGCTGAGTAGGGCTACAAATTGGGCCAAATTCAGTGCAACAGCTGGGCTTGGTGTTATTCACAGAGGACATCTGCAGCAGGGGCGGTCTCTGATGGCTCCATACCTACCCCAAGGTGGGGCTGGTGGTGGTGGGAGTCCATACTCTGAAGGTGGTGCACTGTATGCTTTGGGTCTCATTCATGCCAACCATGGTGAAGGCATTAAGCAATTCCTTCGTGATAGCCTTCGAAACACTAATGTTGAG GTTATCCAACATGGTGCATGCTTAGGTCTTGGTTTGGCAGCTCTGGGAACTGCTGATGAAGATATCTATGATGAAGTCAAAACTGTGCTCTATACCGACAGTGCTGTTGCCGGTGAAGCTGCTGGCATCAGTATGGGTTTGCTTATGGTTGGAACTGCTAGTGAGAAAGCAAGTGAGATGCTAGCTTATGCACACGAGACACAACATGAGAAAATTATTAG GGGTTTAGCTTTAGGGATAGCTCTTACAGTTTATGGAAGGGAAGAAGAAGCAGATACATTAATTGAGCAGATGACTCAGGATCAAGATCCTATACTACGTTATGGTGGCATGTATGCATTAGCATTGGCCTATAGGGGAACCGCAAACAACAAGGCTATTCGTCAGCTGCTGCACTTTGCTGTATCGGATGTGAGTGATGATGTAAGGAGAACTGCTGTTTTAGCGCTGGGGTTTGTCCTATATTCTGAGCCAGCGCAG CTCACCTTTTGTCTGGTCAACACTTTTGTCTGGTCAACACTGCAGACTCCTCGAATTGTGTCTTTACTATCTGAGTCTTACAACCCACATGTTCGATATGGTGCGGCACTTGCAGTGGGCATATCATGTGCTGGCACAGGACTGAGTGAAGCCATATCATTGCTAGAACCCTTAACTTTGGATGCTGTTGATTTTGTTCGTCAAGGTGCCCTCAATGCAATGGCCATGGTCATGGTCCAGGTCAATGAAGCAAGTGATTCACGTGTTGGAACATTCAG GCGACAACTGGAAAAGATAATACGTGATAAGCATGAAGATACAATGAGCAAGATGGGAGCAATCTTGGCCTCTGGGATCCTTGATGCTGGTGGGAGGAATGTGACCATAAGATTGCTTTCCAAGACAAAGCACAACAAAGTCACTGCCATTGTTGGTCTTGCGGTTTTCAGCCAATTTTGGTATTGGTATCCTCTCATCTATTTTGTGAGCTTGTCGTTCTCACCCACAGCTTTTATTGGACTGAACTATGACCTGAAGGTTCCAAGATTTGAGTTCTTATCCCATGCAAAACCTTTTCTTTTTGAGTATCCTAAACCAACTACTGCTTCTACCACTACATCAGCTGTTAAACTTCCAACTGCTGTCCTGTCAACTTCAGCAAAGGCTAAAGCTAGGGCTAAGAAAGAGGCAGAACAAAAGGCTAATGCTGAAAAATCATCTGGGCTGGAGTCCTCATCCTCTTCTCTGAATACTGGAAAAGGGAAACCATCTAGTGAGAAGGATGGGGAAGCTATGCAG GTTGATAGCCTTCCGGAGAAGAAAGCAGAGCCGGAGCCAGAGCCGGAGCCGACATTTGAGATTTTGACCAATCCAGCCAGAGTGGTTCCTGCTCAAGAGAAGTTCATCAAGTTTCTAGAAGACAGCCGATATGTGCCTGTGAAATCGGCACCATCCGGGTTTGTTCTTCTTAAAGACCTGCGCCCTAATGAACCCGAGGTGCTCTCTCTAACAGATGCACCTGCATCAGCAGCATCTCGAACCACTGGTCGACCAGCAGTAGGGCAACAGAGTTCCTCATCAGCTATGGCGGTTGATGATGAACCTCAGGTCCCGCAGCCTTTTGAGTACACATCCTGA